Genomic DNA from Thermobifida alba:
GAGTGGGTCAACTCCACCGGTCGACCGTCGAACAGCATGGTCCGGCGGCGCAGTACGACCGGGCTGCCCTCCGCAAGAGCAAACGCCTCGGCTACCGGCCTGGGAGCGGGGACCTCGGCCACCTCGGCCAGACGTTGCGAAGTCTTTCCACCACCCTGTGCCGACCACGGGTCAGCCATTCCCCTGGCACGGGGAGTCACGTAGTCCACGGAGTCGTCGTTCACACGCGACAGATCCACGTTTCCTCCCCGGTGTGCTGGTTGTGGTGACACGGTAGCAAGCACCGCCTCCCCCTGTGTTCGGCCCGCAGCACCGGAACCTGGACGACTCCGGTCCCGGTGGCGTCGGTTGTGGGAGGGAACGGAAAGCTCCGCATGCGTCTCCGTGATGGCGCCAGGGCCATGATCGACGTGTCGGTTGACTCTGGGAACAAGATCAAGCAGTTCGGAAGGTCAGTAGACCCGGGTGACCACGGTCTTCTCGGTGGAGACCAGGTAGTCCTCGGGGTCGAGCTGCATCGCCGCGCGTTCGGGGGAGGCCCAGTAGCGGCGGTTGGCCTCGGCGAAGCCCTCGGGCCCGTCGTAGCCGAGCGTCCAGATGAACCGGTTGTTCTCCCGGTCGACCCACGCTCCCCCGATGGTGAACCCGAGTTCCAGGCGCAGCGGGACGATTTCCTCGCGCCAGCGCCGTACCCATTCGTCCAGCAGTCCTTCACGGACCGTGTAGACGCGGTGTTCGACCGTACCGGCCATGGAACCGACTCCATTCTCGACGGGGGAGCGCCTGCTGGCTGTGTGCGTCACTGTAACCCGCGTGCCGCCCACTGCGCCGCCCGTTCCGCTGTGCGGTCCACGTTCTTGCGGGCCCCGATCCGTGATGGCGCCAGGGCCATGAACGACGTGTCAGTTGGCTCTGGGGACAAGATCACTGTGGGGGAACGGCGCACGCCCCCGTCCAGCCCCGTCGGGGGAGGAGCCGGGTGGCCGGAACCGGCCACCGCGCGGGGGTGGGGCGGGGCCGGAGAGGGCCCCGCCCGCCGCCCGAGTGCGCCGTACCCCGCACACCCAGCCCTTTCGCAGGAAACACGTCAGATGTCCACAAAAGTCATCCCCGGCACATTCCCCCCGGAGGCACTCAACGGTCGCGAATCGGTTCCGGCAAAAGGGCCGTCGAGCTTTCCCTCAGCGATTAGTATCGTTACGCCCGCGAACTAGTGACAGTCCCCCGCGAGGAGTGTGCGCCAGGTGTCCTCATCGGCTTCGTCCTTTCCCCCCGACATCCGCACCGACCAGCCCACCGTCGCGCGCATCTACGACTACGGGATGGGGGGCAAGGACAACTTCGAGGTCGACCGGCAGGCCGCGCTCCTCCTGGCCCGGACCTCGCCCGAAATGCTCGACGTCGCCCGGGAGAACCGCCTCTTCCTCTACCGGGCCGTGCGGTACCTGGCCCGCGACGCCGGGATCCGCCAGTTCATCGACATGGGCAGCGGCATGCCCACCCGGAACAACGTGCACCAGGTCGCCCAGGAGTTCCAGCCGGACGCCAGCGTCGTCTACGTCGACATCGACCCCATCGTGCTGACGCACGGGCGCGCACTCCTCGCCGACAACGACACCACCACGGTGATCACGGCCGACATGGCCCAACCCGAGGAGATCCTCGCCCACGAGGACCTGCGCTCCCTCATCGACTTCGACCAGCCGGTCGCCCTGCTGTACTTCTCCGTGCTGCACTGCCTGCCGGACAGCGCCGACCCCGGCGGAGTGCTGCGGACCATGCTGGACGCGGTGCCGTCCGGCAGCCACCTCGCCGTCTCCCACCTGTGCAGCGACGACGTGGCGGCGGGGGACGCCTTCACCGAGGAGATGCTCGCCCTGGGACCGTGGGGGCGGGTGCGCCGCCCGGAGGAACTGCACGCGTTCGTCGCCGGCCTGGAGCCCGTCGACCCCGGCATCGTCGACGTCTCCCAGTGGCGGCCCGACCCCGACCAGCCGCCGCTCAGCCCCGTCCCCGCCCCGCTGCGGCCCTACGTCGGCCGCGCGGCGGAGGGCAAGAAGATCTGGGAGCTCGGCGGCGTCCTGCGCAAGCCCTGACGGGTCACTCTCCACAGACAGCGGGGCACAGGACACAGGAGAGGACTCACCACCGGCCCGTCCCGTGCTCCGCACGCAGCCGCCGCTCGGCGACCGCCGCGCGCTCGACCGCCTCCGGCGGCGGGGCCAGGCGGATGCCGGCGTCGGTGAGCATGCTCAGGTCCAGCGTCCACACCACCTGTGACCGCGCCTCCCACACGGCGAAAGCGTCCTCGACGTGGCGGCGGGCCTGCGCCTCGGTCATGCCGGTGACCTCCCGCAGGTGCGCGAGCGCCCGTGCGCCCAGGCCGCGCACCTGCGCGTAGCCGAAGTGGGTGACGGTGTGGCAGTCGGTGCACAGGCAGATCAGGCGGCGCAGCGTCTGCACGCGGGACCGTTCGTCGTAGACCCAGCGCTCGTGCGCCTCCAGCCACCGCCGCACCGTGCGGTCCTCCGGTGCCCCGCAGATCTCGCAGCGCCGCTGCGCCCGGCGGGTCACCATCCGCCGCAGCCGCTCCCAGTCGCGGGCGTCCACGCACGAGCGGACGTTGGTGAACCAGCAGGTGCTGGGCACCAGGTCGACGAAGAGCCCCGACCCCAGCGACCGGTCCTCCCCGGGCAGCAGATCGGGCACCTCGGGGGCGGCGGCCCACCGCTGCAGCGCGGCCATGCCCGGCCGGGGCGCGTACCACCGCTTCGCGGCCGCGTCCCAGCGCGCGCCCGCCGCCTTGGCCTCGTCCTTCTCCGCGAACGGCACGTCCAGCCAGATCCGTCGGGCGGTCATGGGTGTCCTCCTCCGCCGGGCCTCCCGGCGTGTCCATTGTTTCCGGTGCCGGCGCACCGGGGAACCGGGACCCCGCGCCGGGGAACCGCTTCGCCGGAGGGCCGGCTACCGTCCCACCGCGCCGTCGATCCGCTCCCGCAGGATGTCGGCGTGGCCGGAGTGGCGGGCGGTCTCCTCCACCAGGTGGACCAGCACCCAGCGCAGTGACGGCGCGGGCTCGTGCTCCCGCAGCGACCGCACACCGGGGCGGTCCAGGCCGTCGCAGGCCAGCGCGATCTCGGTGGAGCGCCGCGCCGCCTCGCGGTAGGCGGCCAGCACGCTTTCCACGGTGTCCTCGCCGGTGACCCGGAGCCCGGGGTGGCGCTGCGGACCCGCGTCCCCGGCGTAGGCCCAGGCGAACCAGTCGTGCTCCACCGCCGCCAGGTGCTTGACGAGCCACAGCAGGCTGGTGCCGGACGGCACTCCCGGGGTGCGGGCCTGCTCCTCGGTCAGTCCCGCCAGTTTCAGGGAGATCGACTCGCGCAGGTAGTCGAGGAAGGCGAGCAGGGTGGTCCGCTCGTCGGCGCGGATCTTCGGCGGGCGTACGTCGCCGCGCGGTTCGGTGTTCGTCACGCGGCGAGACTACTCCCGCACTCCCGGAGAGGAGAGGGGGAGGCCCGAATCGGCGGTCTGCGCAGAACGGTTCACAACGACAGATCTACGCCATAAAGGTAATATTGCAGTATGTGAACGGATTATTGGTGCTGTCTCCGCTGTGCGGAGGGGCGGATGCCCGCTCCGGGATGGGGACTGCAGTGAACATCACACTCGGGGACGGGGTGAGCGCGTACTGTTCCCAACCGGAGTGGTCTAGATTGTGGGAGCGCTCCCAATCATCAGATTAGACGACTGGACTGCGAACCCATGACCGCTTCCCTGTCCGAACGCCCCGGCCCTGCGACCGACATCGGTGAACCCCCGCCGGTGGTGTGGTGGCATCGCGTCCTGGGGGCGCTGCTGTTCGCCGTCGCCTCCGCGGTGATGGCGGTGGCGGCGGTGGCGGCCGTCGCCGCACCGGTCGACCTGCTGCGGCCGGGCGGGCACACCATGCTGGCCCCCGGCGCCACCGCCGCCCTCGGCCTGGCCGGGCTCCTGACCCTGCTGGGGCTGTGGGCGGTGCTGGCACGGACCCTGCACGGCCTCGGCGTCCGGCGCGCCGCCGCGACCGCCTCGCTCGCCCTGGTGGTCCCGGTGGGACACGCGGCGGCTCAGGGGGCGCTGTACGGTCCGGTCGGCGTCCTGTGGTGGTCGATGGGACTCGCCGCACTCTCCGGCGCGCTGGTCTGCCTGGTCGCGACCGGGCTGCGCGGCCGCAGGGCGGTGACGGCGGCCGTCGCCGTACTCGCCCTCGCCGTGCTCGCCGGGGGAGTGGGCCTGGGCGGCACGGTGACGCGGATCGCGCCGCGCGCCGAGTTCGACCGGCACGCCGCCATCCCGGTGCTGCGCCACCCCGACTGGGACCTGGCGGAGGTCGAGGCGTCCCCGGACCAGGGAGAGGTGCTGGTGGAGTACCGCCACGTCAAGAGGGCGGACGCGGAGCCGCTCACCCTGTACGCCTACCGTCCCGAGGCGGCGGACTGGTGGTCGTGGGACGAGATCGAGGTGGGGGAGGGGGACGAGGCCCTCAGGGACGACGGGTTCGTCCTGCTGCGCGACCCCCGCAACGGCCCCACCCTCTACCTGGACCTCGCCCTGTCGACCCGGGTCCAGGTCGTCTGGCGCGGCGCCACGCAGGAGGAGCTGGCCGCCCTGGCCGGATACATCTGGGCCGCCACCGACATCGAACGGGCCGAACTGCGCCGCGAGGTCGGTCCGCCCCGCCGCGAGTAGGCGGCGGCGGAGCGGTTCCCCTTCGGGGCCGCCGCCGTTTCCACGGCTTCGTCCCGGCCGCGGACGAAACGGATTCCCGCGGTGGCTCCGTTCCGCCGCCGGTCGCCGCCAAGGGACGCGCTCCGGCCGCGGGAGCGGAAATCGCAGAGGCGCACCGGGCACGCGGAACGCAATGGAATCTCCCGGTGGCCGCCTCGGCCGCCCCGGGAACCCGTAGAGCGGGAACCCTGCCGGGACAGCGCGGTGCGCCCCCTCCCGGAGACGGTCCGGGCCGTTCCGTACCGCGGGCCGAATTCGCCGGGTGAAGGGTGGGAAAAAGGACGATATTCGTTTTCTGCTGTTGTCTCTCGGGATTGGCGCTGTTACTCTCTGAAAAATTTTTGCTCTCCGGGCGAGAGCCACCGAGAGGGAAAGCGGTAAAGCTCACCATGCCTGACAGAGACGAGGAAATCGGTGGGGGCGGCGGTCAGGCCGTCTACGTCGTCGACAGCGGTGAGACAGCGGTCCGGGGGGAGCTGCTGACCGCTGTGGAGGTGGGGGACCTGGACGGTCTGCTGGCGGGCGAGACCGAGGAGCACGCCGCCCCGGAGGCGGTGCTCCGGGCGTTCGAGCTCTACCAGGAGAACCTGGGGTGACGTCCGCCGGGGAGACGGGTCCGCGGCGAGCCCGGCGGGGCGGACCTCCGGGCTCCGGTATCGGTCGGCGCGGCCCGCTCAGCCCACTCCGAGCGCCCGCAGGCCCGCCGTGGTCGCCGCGGCCACCACGAGCACCAGCAGGAAGGGAGCACGCAGCAGCAGGGCCACCACCGCGGCGGCCATACCGCCCAGCCGGGGCAGGTCGACGACCAGGTGGTTGCCCTCGGCCACGCTCTGCAGGGCGATGAGCGCGGCCAGCAGCGCCACCGGGACCGCCGTCGCGAAACGGCGCACCAGCGGTCGTTCCAGCAGGGCGCGCGGAGCGGCCAGGCCCGCGTACTTGAGCAGGTAGCAGCCGAGTCCGGTGACCAGGACGGCGAGCCACAGCATCACGCCCCGCTCCCCTCCGACCCGGTCTTCTCCCCGTCCTCGCCCAGCGCGACCAGGGCCGCGATCGACGCCAGCAGCACCGGCACGCCCGGCGGCAGCAGCGGGGTGGCGGCCAGCGCGATCGCCGCGCCCAGCAGCGCCACGACCAGGGTGCGGCCGCCCTCTTTCAGCCGCGGCCACAGCAGGGCCAGGAAGGTCGCCGGACCCACCACGTCCAGGCCGAACGTGGTGGGGTCGCCGATGCTCTCGGTGGCGACCGCGCCGAGCAGCGTGGTGGCGTTCCACAGGACGAACAGGGTGACGAAGGTGGTGGTGAACCCCGCGCGGACGTCCGAGCGTCCGTGCTGGGCCAGCGCCACCGCGGTGGTCTCGTCGATCACCCCCTGCGCGGCGAGCGCCCGCCCGGGGCCGCGCCAGCCGAGCAGTTCGCTCAGCCGCAGCCCGTAGAGCGTGTTGCGGAAGCCGAGCAGCAGCGCGCCCACCGCCCCCGCGATGAGGTTGCCGCCGCCCGCGACCACGCCGACCAGGGCGAACTGGGAGGCCCCGGTGAACGCCACCAGGCTGAGCACGCACGCCTGCGCCACCGACAGGCCGGAGGTGACCGCGGTGGTGCCGAAGGCGAGTCCGGAGAATCCGACGGCGAGGCCCACACCGAATCCGTCACGGACGGGCGGCCTGCGGGCCAGGGAGGACAGACGGGGAAGCAGGGCTGGACGGTTCACGTCAGCGAACCTAGCCGATCCGCTGTCCCGATCGGGAAGCGGACCGGACTATCGTCGTGGCGTGCTGGACATCGTTGTGGCCCGGAGTGAGCGGGAGCGTGCGGCGGTCTTCGTCCTGCGGGGCGCGGTCTTCGTCGCCGAGCAGGGCGTGCCCGTCGAGGAGGAGTGGGACGAGCGCGACGCCGTGGCCGACCACTTCCTGGCACTGCGGGACGGTGTCCCGGCGGGGACCGGGCGGCTGGTCGTCCACGGTGACGAGGGGGTGCTGGGGCGGCTGGCGGTGCTGCGCCGGTTCCGCGGGGCGGGCGTGGGGGCGGCGCTGGTGGCCGCCATCGAGGAGCGGGCCGTGCGGCGGGGGCTGGTCGCGGTGGAGCTGCACGCCCAGACCCACGCGCTGGGGTTCTACGAGCGCCTGGGGTACACCGCCTACGGGCCGGAGTTCGAGGAGGCGGGCATCGCGCACCGGAGCATGCGCAAGGAGTTGGCGCGGCGCGGCGGGTGACGCGGGGCCGGGCAGCGTGGCCAAGATAACCCGAATTTCGCTCGGTTTTCCGGCGGTCGAGGTGGCCCGTCCACTTACTGACAAGTAACATTTCGGGTGGTCGCGGCACCCCGCGCCGAGTTGATCTTCACGAAGGGCTGACGACATTCCCATGACGGTCGATGCACACCCGATCGCGGAGCTGCCCAACCCGGCCGACTACGGGTTCACCGTGGTCGACCCCCACGAGCTTCCCGCCGAGCTGCTGACCCTGGTCGACCGGGTGCGCGAACTGGTCGACGCCGTCGCGCACACCGACGCCGACCCCGCCGAACTGGCCGCCGCGAGCCGCACGGTCGACGAGCTCACCGAACGCCTCGGCGCCCGGCGCCGCCCCGTCGGCGCCATGGTGCGCCAGACCTGGGAGGGCGGCCGCGTCGACTACAACACGCTCGCCAACGTGGTGAGCGGCCCGGCCAACCCGGTCGCGCCGCTGCGGAACCTGCGCGCGACGGACGACGGCCTGTACGGCGAGGTCACCCTCGACAGCTTCTACGAGGGGCCGCCCGGATTCGTGCACGGCGGATGGGTCGCGGCCCTGCTCGACCAGGTGCTCGGCGAGGCCACCGCGGTCTTCGGCCGCGTCTGCATGACCGGCAACCTCACCGTCGACTACCGCCGGCCCACCCCCCTCAACACCCCGCTGACCGTCTCCTCCCGCATCACCGGCGTGGAGCGCCGCAAGGTGTT
This window encodes:
- a CDS encoding NIPSNAP family protein, encoding MAGTVEHRVYTVREGLLDEWVRRWREEIVPLRLELGFTIGGAWVDRENNRFIWTLGYDGPEGFAEANRRYWASPERAAMQLDPEDYLVSTEKTVVTRVY
- a CDS encoding SAM-dependent methyltransferase, with the protein product MGGKDNFEVDRQAALLLARTSPEMLDVARENRLFLYRAVRYLARDAGIRQFIDMGSGMPTRNNVHQVAQEFQPDASVVYVDIDPIVLTHGRALLADNDTTTVITADMAQPEEILAHEDLRSLIDFDQPVALLYFSVLHCLPDSADPGGVLRTMLDAVPSGSHLAVSHLCSDDVAAGDAFTEEMLALGPWGRVRRPEELHAFVAGLEPVDPGIVDVSQWRPDPDQPPLSPVPAPLRPYVGRAAEGKKIWELGGVLRKP
- a CDS encoding DUF5710 domain-containing protein translates to MTARRIWLDVPFAEKDEAKAAGARWDAAAKRWYAPRPGMAALQRWAAAPEVPDLLPGEDRSLGSGLFVDLVPSTCWFTNVRSCVDARDWERLRRMVTRRAQRRCEICGAPEDRTVRRWLEAHERWVYDERSRVQTLRRLICLCTDCHTVTHFGYAQVRGLGARALAHLREVTGMTEAQARRHVEDAFAVWEARSQVVWTLDLSMLTDAGIRLAPPPEAVERAAVAERRLRAEHGTGRW
- a CDS encoding DinB family protein, with amino-acid sequence MTNTEPRGDVRPPKIRADERTTLLAFLDYLRESISLKLAGLTEEQARTPGVPSGTSLLWLVKHLAAVEHDWFAWAYAGDAGPQRHPGLRVTGEDTVESVLAAYREAARRSTEIALACDGLDRPGVRSLREHEPAPSLRWVLVHLVEETARHSGHADILRERIDGAVGR
- a CDS encoding AzlD domain-containing protein: MMLWLAVLVTGLGCYLLKYAGLAAPRALLERPLVRRFATAVPVALLAALIALQSVAEGNHLVVDLPRLGGMAAAVVALLLRAPFLLVLVVAAATTAGLRALGVG
- a CDS encoding AzlC family ABC transporter permease; the protein is MNRPALLPRLSSLARRPPVRDGFGVGLAVGFSGLAFGTTAVTSGLSVAQACVLSLVAFTGASQFALVGVVAGGGNLIAGAVGALLLGFRNTLYGLRLSELLGWRGPGRALAAQGVIDETTAVALAQHGRSDVRAGFTTTFVTLFVLWNATTLLGAVATESIGDPTTFGLDVVGPATFLALLWPRLKEGGRTLVVALLGAAIALAATPLLPPGVPVLLASIAALVALGEDGEKTGSEGSGA
- a CDS encoding GNAT family N-acetyltransferase, producing the protein MLDIVVARSERERAAVFVLRGAVFVAEQGVPVEEEWDERDAVADHFLALRDGVPAGTGRLVVHGDEGVLGRLAVLRRFRGAGVGAALVAAIEERAVRRGLVAVELHAQTHALGFYERLGYTAYGPEFEEAGIAHRSMRKELARRGG
- a CDS encoding PaaI family thioesterase — translated: MTVDAHPIAELPNPADYGFTVVDPHELPAELLTLVDRVRELVDAVAHTDADPAELAAASRTVDELTERLGARRRPVGAMVRQTWEGGRVDYNTLANVVSGPANPVAPLRNLRATDDGLYGEVTLDSFYEGPPGFVHGGWVAALLDQVLGEATAVFGRVCMTGNLTVDYRRPTPLNTPLTVSSRITGVERRKVFVSGEIRCDGKVTAEGSAIMVQLEAPPA